In Cryptomeria japonica chromosome 10, Sugi_1.0, whole genome shotgun sequence, a genomic segment contains:
- the LOC131076711 gene encoding glucan endo-1,3-beta-D-glucosidase produces the protein MELQRFIMTGFCICLVWVSMWEGAEADDGAEKGPGIGVNYGRVGNNLPSAKQAIKLLANTIVDKVKIYDSDPTVLQAFAHTGIGVVVCLENEKVQAVSESENAGQAWVSQRISPYYPATNIIQIMVGNEALTDTDGKISDALVPAMQNVHAALVSLNLADKIKVSTPHSMAVLESSFPPSAATFTPSLLPIMKPLLKFLEETGAPFMVNAYPYFAYRDNPKEVSLDYVLFGQSPGVKDPKGFTYNNMLDAQIDSVYSAMAALGHNDSIPVSISETGWPSKGDPADIGVNPENARNYNTRVIKHVTSNAGTPMRPNRVIDTYIFALFNENQKPGPITERNFGLLQPDGSKVYDIDLSCGYCGAAAPAPAPPPPAPLPMQWSRPAKGGRQAGAIWCIAKPSADPSVLQESLDFACGQGGADCSAIHQGGPCYTPNTVHAHASFAMNSYYHVHGRNYWNCDFKDTGLVTFTDPSYGSCNYPQQ, from the exons ATGGAGCTACAAAGATTTATTATGACTGGTTTCTGCATTTGCCTCGTTTGGGTTTCAATGT GGGAAGGGGCAGAGGCAGACGACGGGGCAGAGAAAGGGCCAGGCATCGGTGTAAACTACGGAAGGGTGGGGAACAATTTGCCATCGGCAAAACAAGCGATAAAGCTGCTTGCTAACACGATTGTAGACAAAGTAAAAATCTATGATTCAGACCCCACCGTATTGCAGGCATTTGCACACACAGGCATTGGAGTTGTGGTATGTTTGGAGAACGAGAAAGTGCAGGCGGTGAGCGAGAGCGAGAACGCAGGGCAAGCGTGGGTGAGCCAGAGGATCAGTCCTTACTATCCTGCCACCAACATTATTCAGATCATGGTGGGCAACGAGGCACTCACAGACACAGACGGCAAAATAAGTGATGCTCTGGTGCCCGCCATGCAAAATGTTCATGCAGCTCTGGTCTCGTTGAATCTGGCTGACAAGATAAAGGTCTCAACGCCGCACAGCATGGCAGTTCTTGAGAGCTCATTCCCTCCCTCAGCCGCCACATTCACGCCCTCTTTGCTACCCATCATGAAGCCCCTTCTCAAGTTTCTTGAGGAAACAGGGGCTCCCTTCATGGTGAATGCCTACCCTTATTTTGCCTACAGAGACAACCCAAAAGAAGTGTCCCTAGATTATGTGCTCTTTGGCCAGTCTCCTGGGGTTAAGGATCCCAAGGGCTTCACCTACAACAACATGCTAGATGCTCAGATTGACTCTGTTTACTCTGCCATGGCTGCCCTGGGTCATAATGACAGTATTCCTGTGAGCATTTCAGAGACTGGGTGGCCTTCCAAGGGAGATCCAGCTGACATTGGAGTTAACCCAGAGAATGCCAGAAACTACAATACCAGAGTTATAAAGCATGTCACCTCTAATGCAGGAACTCCCATGAGGCCCAACAGGGTGATCGACACCTACATCTTTGCTCTTTTCAACGAGAATCAGAAGCCAGGGCCTATTACAGAGAGAAACTTTGGGCTTCTTCAGCCTGATGGCTCCAAAGTATATGACATAGATTTGAGCTGTGGGTATTGCGGCGCGGCGGCGCCGGCGCCGGCGCCACCTCCTCCTGCTCCCCTGCCCATGCAATGGTCTCGCCCAGCCAAAGGAGGCCGCCAAGCTGGTGCAATCTGGTGCATTGCTAAGCCTAGTGCCGACCCATCTGTGCTTCAGGAATCTCTGGACTTCGCCTGCGGCCAAGGCGGAGCTGATTGCTCTGCAATTCATCAGGGGGGTCCTTGTTATACTCCAAACACTGTTCACGCTCATGCTTCCTTTGCCATGAATAGTTATTACCATGTCCATGGGAGAAACTACTGGAACTGCGACTTCAAAGACACTGGCCTCGTTACTTTCACAGATCCCA GCTATGGATCTTGTAACTATCCGCAGCAATAA